One region of Mucilaginibacter gotjawali genomic DNA includes:
- the ilvB gene encoding biosynthetic-type acetolactate synthase large subunit, whose protein sequence is MTEKSVKSPVELSGSQALLDALIIEGVDTIFGYPGGAIMPIYDALYDYNDRLNHILVRHEQGGIHAGQGYARTSGKVGVVFATSGPGATNLITGLADAQIDSTPLVCITGQVFAHLLGTDAFQETDVINITTPVTKWNYQVTDASEIPEVIAKAFYIAKSGRPGPVLIDITKNAQIQKFNYEGYTPCNHIRSYRPKPIVRPQYIQQAAELINQAKKPFIIWGQGVILGSAEQEFKAFVEKSGIPAAWTILGAGAIPTDHPLNVGMLGMHGNYGPNVLTNECDVLIAIGMRFDDRVTGRLDKYAKQARVIHLDIDPAEIDKNVKSTVPVWGDCKETLPMLTELVERKVLTEWHDKFKEFTRQEVEAVIHDELNPTSDEMTMGEVIKQLNELTKGDAVIVTDVGQHQMVACRYANLNKTRSNVTSGGLGTMGFALPAAIGAKFGAQERDVIAIIGDGGFQMTLQELGTVMQSKVDIKIIILNNRFLGMVRQWQELFNERRYSFVDIQSPDFVAVAAAYGIGGKCISDRADLQPALKEMMESKGAYLLEVMVTKENNVFPMVPQGCSVSEIRLK, encoded by the coding sequence ATCACGGAAAAATCGGTGAAATCACCTGTGGAATTATCAGGATCACAAGCCTTGCTTGACGCTTTGATCATTGAGGGGGTAGATACCATTTTCGGGTATCCGGGTGGTGCTATCATGCCCATTTACGATGCTTTATATGATTATAATGACAGGCTGAACCATATTTTGGTCCGCCATGAGCAGGGCGGGATCCATGCCGGCCAGGGTTATGCACGTACCTCGGGCAAGGTAGGCGTGGTATTTGCTACCAGCGGACCGGGCGCCACCAATTTAATAACCGGCTTAGCCGATGCGCAAATTGATAGTACGCCATTGGTTTGCATCACAGGCCAGGTGTTTGCACACCTTTTAGGTACCGATGCTTTCCAGGAAACAGATGTGATCAACATTACCACCCCGGTAACCAAATGGAACTACCAGGTAACCGATGCTAGTGAAATCCCTGAAGTGATTGCCAAAGCTTTCTACATCGCTAAAAGCGGCAGACCGGGACCGGTTTTGATAGACATCACCAAGAATGCGCAAATCCAGAAATTTAATTACGAAGGCTATACCCCCTGCAACCATATCCGCAGCTACAGGCCGAAGCCAATTGTTCGTCCGCAATATATTCAGCAGGCGGCAGAGTTGATCAACCAGGCTAAAAAGCCGTTCATCATTTGGGGCCAGGGTGTAATTTTAGGCAGCGCCGAGCAGGAATTTAAAGCTTTTGTCGAAAAAAGCGGCATCCCTGCGGCCTGGACCATATTAGGCGCCGGCGCTATCCCCACAGATCATCCTTTAAACGTTGGTATGCTGGGTATGCACGGCAATTATGGCCCTAACGTATTAACCAACGAGTGCGACGTATTAATTGCCATAGGCATGCGCTTTGACGACCGGGTTACCGGCCGCCTGGATAAATATGCAAAGCAGGCCAGGGTGATCCATTTGGATATTGACCCTGCCGAGATCGACAAAAACGTAAAATCAACCGTGCCTGTTTGGGGCGATTGTAAAGAAACCTTGCCGATGTTGACCGAACTGGTAGAACGTAAAGTACTTACCGAATGGCACGATAAATTTAAAGAGTTTACCCGCCAGGAAGTTGAAGCGGTTATTCATGATGAATTAAACCCCACCTCGGACGAAATGACGATGGGCGAGGTAATCAAACAACTGAACGAATTAACCAAAGGCGATGCGGTTATTGTAACCGATGTGGGCCAGCACCAGATGGTGGCCTGCCGCTATGCCAATCTCAACAAAACCCGCAGCAACGTTACCAGCGGTGGTTTAGGTACCATGGGTTTTGCTTTGCCTGCGGCGATAGGCGCAAAATTTGGCGCACAGGAGCGCGACGTGATCGCCATCATCGGCGACGGCGGTTTCCAGATGACCTTACAGGAACTGGGCACCGTGATGCAAAGCAAGGTGGATATCAAGATCATTATCCTGAACAACCGTTTCCTGGGCATGGTGCGCCAATGGCAGGAACTGTTTAACGAACGCAGGTATTCATTTGTAGATATTCAAAGTCCTGATTTTGTAGCAGTTGCCGCCGCCTATGGCATTGGCGGTAAATGTATTTCAGACAGGGCCGACTTGCAGCCGGCATTAAAAGAAATGATGGAAAGCAAAGGCGCTTACCTGCTGGAAGTAATGGTAACCAAGGAAAATAACGTATTCCCGATGGTACCGCAGGGATGCAGCGTAAGTGAGATCAGGTTAAAATAA
- a CDS encoding class I SAM-dependent methyltransferase encodes MKWNAELYDDKHDFVFQYGESVLELLDVKPGERILDLGCGTGHLTQEIKDHGAEVVGMDASAEMIAKAKTSYPEINFLVGDATDFHFDQPFDAVFSNATLHWVHKADEAIKCVYDSLKTGGRFVAEMGGKDNMLHMIAATQQVLEKYGHHQLAQKKMWYFPSLGEYTTKLENAGFRVTFAVHFDRPTLLKDGRIGVTKWLNMFGPTYFEGIDESEKDQILSEITGLLEKDYEADGNWYADYVRLRFVAVKEM; translated from the coding sequence ATGAAATGGAACGCAGAATTATATGACGACAAACACGACTTCGTATTTCAATACGGGGAAAGTGTTCTGGAATTGCTGGATGTAAAGCCGGGCGAGCGCATACTCGACCTGGGCTGCGGCACAGGTCATTTGACACAGGAAATTAAAGATCATGGCGCTGAAGTGGTCGGCATGGATGCTTCTGCGGAAATGATCGCGAAAGCGAAAACGAGCTATCCTGAAATTAATTTCTTAGTGGGTGATGCCACCGATTTTCATTTTGATCAACCGTTTGACGCAGTGTTCTCCAACGCTACGTTGCATTGGGTGCACAAAGCAGACGAGGCTATTAAATGTGTTTATGATAGCCTGAAAACCGGCGGTCGTTTTGTTGCCGAAATGGGCGGCAAAGACAATATGCTGCACATGATCGCGGCGACACAGCAGGTGCTCGAAAAATACGGTCACCATCAACTGGCGCAAAAGAAAATGTGGTATTTTCCTTCATTAGGAGAATATACCACGAAGTTGGAAAATGCGGGCTTCCGGGTAACATTTGCCGTTCATTTTGACCGGCCTACTTTGTTGAAGGATGGCAGGATCGGTGTTACCAAGTGGCTGAACATGTTTGGCCCTACTTATTTTGAGGGAATTGATGAGAGCGAAAAGGACCAGATATTATCAGAGATCACCGGTCTGCTCGAAAAAGACTATGAAGCGGACGGCAATTGGTACGCTGACTATGTACGGCTCAGGTTTGTGGCTGTAAAAGAGATGTGA
- the leuC gene encoding 3-isopropylmalate dehydratase large subunit yields the protein MAKTLFDKIWDAHVVSSNEGFPDILYIDTHFIHEVTSPQAFDGLRSRKLPVLRPKQTVATADHNVPTINQHLPIKEELSRYQVDMLTKNCKEFGIELYGLGHPFQGIVHVIGPELGITRPGGTYVCGDSHTSTHGAFGAIAFGIGTSQVEQVLATQCLLQSRPKRMKIEVNGKLQKGVGAKDIILYIISQISAAGGTGYAVEYAGDTFRSLSMEGRMTVCNMSIEMGARCGLIAPDETTIEYVKGREFAPKGEDWDKAVAYWKTLYSDDDAQFDKVLCFKAEDIEPMITYGTNPGMGIGVTQHVPETSSFEQKEQGSYKKALEYMGLHDDEQLLGKPIDYVFIGSCTNSRIEDLRQVAEFVKGKHKAENVTVWVVPGSKKVQEQAIREGLDVILGEAGFPLREPGCSACLAMNEDKIPAGKYCVSTSNRNFEGRQGPNSRTFLASPLTAAASAINGYVTDIREFLIV from the coding sequence ATGGCTAAGACATTATTTGATAAAATTTGGGATGCACACGTCGTCAGTAGCAACGAGGGCTTTCCTGATATTTTATACATTGATACACACTTCATTCACGAGGTAACCAGTCCGCAGGCGTTTGACGGGCTTCGTTCCAGAAAATTACCCGTGTTAAGGCCAAAACAAACGGTCGCCACTGCCGACCATAATGTGCCCACCATTAACCAGCATTTACCCATTAAAGAAGAGCTATCCCGCTACCAGGTGGATATGCTTACCAAAAACTGCAAGGAATTCGGTATCGAATTGTATGGCCTGGGCCATCCTTTCCAGGGCATTGTACACGTTATAGGCCCCGAGTTAGGTATAACTCGTCCGGGGGGCACCTATGTTTGTGGTGATAGCCACACTTCAACCCATGGTGCTTTCGGCGCTATTGCGTTTGGCATAGGCACTTCGCAGGTAGAACAGGTTTTGGCTACACAATGTTTGCTGCAATCGCGCCCTAAAAGAATGAAGATTGAGGTGAACGGCAAATTGCAAAAAGGCGTAGGGGCTAAAGATATTATCCTTTATATCATCTCGCAGATCAGCGCCGCAGGCGGTACGGGTTATGCGGTTGAATATGCCGGCGATACTTTCCGCTCGCTGAGCATGGAAGGCCGCATGACGGTTTGCAACATGAGCATCGAGATGGGTGCACGCTGCGGCTTGATAGCCCCGGACGAAACCACCATTGAATACGTTAAAGGCAGGGAGTTTGCTCCCAAAGGCGAAGATTGGGATAAAGCGGTTGCTTATTGGAAAACACTGTATTCTGATGACGACGCCCAATTTGATAAAGTATTATGCTTTAAAGCCGAAGATATTGAGCCGATGATCACCTACGGAACAAATCCGGGGATGGGCATTGGCGTTACCCAGCATGTACCCGAAACCTCGTCTTTCGAACAAAAAGAACAGGGCTCGTACAAAAAAGCGCTGGAATACATGGGCCTGCATGATGATGAGCAATTATTGGGGAAACCTATTGATTATGTATTTATCGGCAGCTGTACCAACTCCCGCATTGAAGACCTGCGCCAGGTAGCTGAATTTGTAAAAGGAAAGCACAAAGCGGAAAATGTTACTGTTTGGGTAGTTCCCGGTTCAAAAAAGGTACAGGAGCAAGCCATCCGCGAAGGACTGGATGTTATTTTGGGTGAAGCTGGCTTCCCTTTGCGCGAACCGGGCTGCAGTGCCTGTTTGGCGATGAATGAAGACAAGATCCCGGCAGGTAAATACTGTGTATCCACCAGCAACCGGAACTTTGAAGGCCGCCAGGGACCAAACTCACGTACCTTTTTAGCTAGCCCGCTCACCGCAGCAGCGTCGGCGATAAATGGATATGTGACGGATATAAGGGAATTTTTAATTGTCTGA
- the leuD gene encoding 3-isopropylmalate dehydratase small subunit, whose protein sequence is MATKIFKHIQTSVVPLPIENIDTDQIIPARFLKATTREGFGNNLFRDWRFDENDNPKPDFVLNHPVYSGKILVAGKNFGCGSSREHAAWAIADYGFDAVVSSFFADIFKGNALNNGLLPVQVSDEFLKKIFDAVDADPHAVVEIDLVDQFIKIVASGQQETFEVNPYKKACMTNGYDDIDYILSKKELIEEFESPLAP, encoded by the coding sequence ATGGCAACTAAAATATTCAAACACATACAAACCAGCGTGGTGCCGCTCCCTATCGAAAATATCGATACGGACCAGATCATCCCCGCAAGGTTTTTAAAAGCCACCACCCGCGAAGGTTTTGGCAATAACTTATTCCGCGACTGGCGATTTGATGAAAATGATAACCCAAAACCGGATTTCGTTTTAAATCACCCGGTGTACAGCGGGAAGATCCTGGTAGCCGGTAAAAACTTCGGTTGCGGCAGCAGCAGGGAGCATGCCGCCTGGGCCATTGCTGATTACGGCTTTGATGCCGTAGTAAGCAGTTTTTTTGCCGATATTTTTAAGGGTAATGCTTTAAATAACGGTTTGCTGCCAGTGCAGGTGAGCGATGAGTTTTTGAAGAAAATATTCGACGCGGTTGACGCTGACCCGCATGCCGTGGTAGAGATTGACCTGGTTGACCAGTTCATAAAAATCGTCGCCAGCGGCCAACAGGAAACTTTTGAGGTTAACCCCTACAAAAAAGCCTGTATGACCAACGGCTATGATGATATAGATTATATTTTAAGTAAAAAAGAATTAATAGAAGAGTTTGAAAGCCCCCTGGCCCCCTAA
- the ilvN gene encoding acetolactate synthase small subunit: MEKQEFNITVYTENQIGLLNRIAIIFTRRKINIDSLNTSPSEIESIHRFNIVITESEDVVRKLCRQIEKQVEVLKVYYHTNADVIWQELALYKVSTDVIAEKVSVERLLRENGARAVVIRKDYTVFETTGHREETDNLISILQPYGLIEFVRSARVAIIKDSEGFNSKLREFERLEPGEDVIENEYLNQGQKVFSM, translated from the coding sequence ATGGAAAAACAGGAATTTAACATAACCGTTTACACCGAAAACCAGATAGGGCTTTTGAACCGGATTGCGATCATTTTTACGCGCCGCAAAATCAATATCGACAGCTTGAATACTTCTCCTTCGGAGATCGAAAGCATCCACAGGTTCAACATCGTGATCACTGAATCAGAAGATGTAGTACGGAAACTTTGCCGTCAGATTGAAAAACAGGTAGAGGTATTGAAAGTATATTACCATACCAATGCGGATGTGATCTGGCAGGAACTGGCCTTATATAAAGTATCAACAGATGTAATTGCCGAAAAGGTAAGTGTTGAGCGTTTGCTTCGCGAGAACGGCGCCCGGGCGGTAGTTATCCGCAAGGACTACACGGTATTTGAAACAACCGGACACCGCGAAGAAACCGACAACCTGATCAGCATACTACAGCCTTATGGCCTGATAGAATTTGTACGGAGCGCACGTGTTGCCATTATCAAGGACAGCGAAGGCTTTAACTCGAAACTGCGGGAATTTGAAAGACTTGAACCGGGTGAAGACGTGATTGAAAATGAATATTTGAACCAGGGGCAGAAGGTGTTCTCGATGTAA
- a CDS encoding GxxExxY protein translates to MEAVRRTADEFNDPTSKIIGCAMRVHATLGNGFQEVIYQRALQIEMGLAGLGFVREMEMPVIYREELIGTRRVDFFVEEEIMVELKALIELEDVHMAQGINYLEAYNIKIGLLINFGSKSLQFKRLLNRKYRPGANKLII, encoded by the coding sequence GTGGAGGCCGTCAGGAGAACAGCAGACGAATTCAACGATCCAACCAGTAAAATAATTGGTTGCGCCATGAGGGTGCATGCTACTTTAGGCAATGGTTTTCAGGAAGTGATTTATCAAAGGGCGTTACAGATTGAGATGGGCTTAGCCGGCTTGGGTTTTGTTAGAGAGATGGAAATGCCGGTGATTTACAGAGAAGAGTTAATCGGGACCAGGCGGGTTGATTTTTTTGTTGAAGAAGAGATAATGGTGGAGCTGAAAGCATTGATTGAACTGGAAGATGTTCATATGGCTCAAGGAATCAACTATCTGGAAGCTTACAATATTAAAATAGGCTTGCTTATAAATTTCGGCAGTAAGAGTTTGCAGTTCAAAAGGCTATTAAACAGAAAGTACCGTCCGGGCGCTAATAAATTAATTATTTGA
- the ilvC gene encoding ketol-acid reductoisomerase has translation MAKLNFGGTEENVVTREEFPLAKAQEVLKNEVVAVIGYGVQGPGQALNQKDNGINVIVGQRKGTKTWDKAVNDGFVPGETLFEIEEALERGTVICYLLSDAAQIALWPTVKKHLTAGKALYFSHGFGITFKEQTGIIPPADVDVFLVAPKGSGTSLRRMFLQGRGLNSSYAIFQDATGKAKDRVIALGIAVGSGYLFETDFKKEVFSDLTGERGTLMGCIQGVFAAQYDVLRSNGHSPSEAFNETVEELTQSLMPLVAENGMDWMYANCSTTAQRGALDWWKKFRDATKPVFEELYNSVATGKESQRSIDLNSQPDYREKLDVELKELRDSEMWQAGKTVRSLRPENQVVEA, from the coding sequence ATGGCAAAATTAAATTTCGGCGGAACTGAAGAAAACGTAGTAACCCGCGAAGAGTTCCCTTTAGCAAAGGCACAGGAAGTATTAAAAAATGAAGTGGTAGCTGTAATTGGCTATGGCGTTCAGGGACCTGGCCAGGCGCTCAATCAAAAAGACAACGGTATCAACGTAATTGTTGGTCAGCGTAAAGGCACAAAAACATGGGATAAAGCGGTGAATGATGGCTTTGTACCGGGAGAAACCCTTTTTGAGATTGAAGAAGCCCTTGAAAGAGGAACTGTGATCTGCTATTTATTAAGCGACGCTGCACAGATCGCTTTATGGCCAACCGTAAAAAAACATTTAACGGCAGGCAAAGCTTTGTATTTTTCACACGGCTTTGGTATCACGTTTAAAGAGCAAACCGGTATTATCCCTCCGGCTGATGTTGACGTATTCCTGGTTGCACCAAAAGGATCAGGTACCTCATTGCGCAGGATGTTTTTACAGGGCCGTGGCTTAAATTCAAGCTACGCTATCTTCCAGGATGCGACTGGTAAAGCAAAAGACAGGGTTATCGCCTTAGGTATTGCAGTAGGAAGCGGTTACTTATTTGAAACCGATTTCAAAAAAGAAGTATTCAGCGATTTAACCGGCGAACGCGGCACTTTGATGGGCTGTATCCAGGGTGTATTTGCAGCACAGTATGATGTATTGCGCAGCAATGGCCACTCACCATCTGAAGCATTTAACGAAACTGTTGAAGAGTTAACCCAATCTTTAATGCCTTTGGTTGCTGAAAACGGTATGGACTGGATGTACGCTAATTGCTCAACCACTGCTCAACGTGGTGCATTGGATTGGTGGAAGAAATTCCGCGATGCTACAAAACCTGTATTTGAAGAATTATATAACAGCGTAGCAACCGGCAAAGAATCACAACGCTCAATCGACTTAAACAGCCAACCTGATTACCGCGAAAAACTGGATGTGGAGTTAAAAGAACTTCGCGACAGCGAAATGTGGCAGGCAGGCAAAACTGTACGCAGTTTAAGGCCTGAAAACCAGGTGGTAGAAGCATAA
- the leuB gene encoding 3-isopropylmalate dehydrogenase: MKKHILVISGDGIGAEVTTWGKAVLEQIGKTYGHEFTFDEALMGHEAIEATGSPLPDETLEKAKASDAILFGAVGHAKYDNDPSAKVRPEQGLLGIRKGLGLYANLRPIMLFDELLNASSLKPEILKGTNILFFRELTGDVYFGEKKRSADTASDLMIYHRYEVERIAIKAYEAARLRGKRLCSVDKANVLETSRLWREVVQEVAKRYPDVETEHMFVDNAAMQLVKNPKKFDVVLTANLFGDILTDEASQIAGSMGMLASASIGDGTGFFEPIHGSAHDIAGQDKANPLASILSVALMLEISFGLSEEAKSIKDAIDKTLKEGYRTGDIADSNTDKSKILGTTAMGKKVLEYL, encoded by the coding sequence ATGAAGAAACATATATTAGTAATTTCCGGAGACGGTATCGGTGCCGAGGTAACAACCTGGGGCAAAGCAGTATTGGAACAAATTGGCAAAACTTATGGCCATGAGTTTACTTTTGATGAAGCTTTAATGGGCCATGAAGCCATTGAAGCAACCGGCAGCCCGCTGCCTGATGAAACTTTGGAAAAAGCAAAAGCAAGCGATGCCATTTTATTCGGCGCAGTTGGTCATGCTAAATATGACAATGATCCCTCTGCCAAAGTAAGGCCTGAACAGGGCTTATTAGGCATCCGCAAAGGATTGGGCCTATACGCCAATTTAAGGCCGATCATGTTGTTTGACGAGTTGCTGAATGCATCGAGCCTAAAACCCGAGATTTTAAAAGGAACTAATATTTTATTCTTCCGCGAATTAACCGGCGACGTTTATTTCGGCGAGAAAAAACGCAGCGCAGATACCGCTTCCGACCTGATGATCTATCACCGGTACGAAGTGGAACGCATCGCAATCAAAGCCTACGAAGCAGCAAGGCTTCGTGGTAAAAGATTATGCTCTGTTGATAAGGCCAACGTGCTGGAAACATCCCGCCTGTGGCGCGAAGTGGTTCAGGAAGTTGCTAAAAGATATCCTGACGTGGAAACTGAGCACATGTTTGTAGATAACGCAGCTATGCAATTAGTTAAAAACCCTAAAAAGTTTGATGTGGTATTAACCGCTAACCTTTTTGGTGATATTTTAACCGACGAGGCTTCACAAATTGCCGGTTCAATGGGTATGCTGGCGTCAGCATCTATCGGCGATGGTACAGGTTTCTTTGAACCGATCCATGGTTCGGCACATGATATTGCAGGACAGGACAAAGCCAATCCGCTGGCGTCGATACTATCAGTTGCCCTGATGCTGGAAATCAGTTTTGGCCTGAGCGAAGAAGCAAAAAGCATTAAGGATGCTATCGATAAAACATTGAAAGAAGGCTACCGTACCGGTGACATTGCCGACAGCAACACTGATAAAAGCAAAATACTGGGTACAACAGCCATGGGTAAAAAGGTGCTGGAATATTTATAA
- the ilvD gene encoding dihydroxy-acid dehydratase produces MSTSNDTIQATELNRYSKTFTQDPTQPAAQAMLYGIGLTDDDMQKAQVGVASMGYDGNTCNMHLNDLAKLVKQGIWEEDMVGLVFHTIGVSDGMSNGTEGMRYSLVSRDIIADSIEAVVGGQYYDGLITIPGCDKNMPGSVMAMGRLNRPSIMVYGGTIKPGHYKGEDLNIISAFEALGKKIAGQIDDIDFKEIIKHSCPGAGACGGIYTANTMAAAIEALGMSLPYSSSNPAISDEKNAECLAAGKAIKILLEKDIKPSDIMTREAFENAIVVIMVLGGSTNAVLHLIAMAKSVGIKLTQDDFQAISNRIPVLADMKPSGKYMMEDLHKIGGVPAVMKYCMDQSWLHSHCLTVTGKTVAENLQDVPDLEFETQQIIRPVENPIKATGHLQILYGNIAEGGSVAKITGKEGTSFEGPARVFDGEFELIHGIQSGRVKAGDVVVIRNVGPKGAPGMPEMLKPTSAIFGAGLGSSVALITDGRFSGGTHGFVVGHITPEAYDGGGIAFVKDNDRIFIDAINRTINVMISDEEFAARKAQWIQPALKVTKGVLYKYAKTVTTAAEGCVTDE; encoded by the coding sequence ATGAGTACATCTAACGATACCATACAGGCAACGGAGTTAAACCGCTACAGTAAAACTTTCACGCAGGACCCTACCCAGCCTGCCGCCCAGGCCATGCTTTACGGCATTGGTTTAACAGACGACGACATGCAAAAAGCGCAGGTAGGCGTGGCAAGTATGGGTTACGATGGGAATACCTGCAACATGCACCTGAACGACCTGGCCAAACTGGTTAAACAGGGCATTTGGGAAGAGGATATGGTTGGTTTGGTTTTCCACACCATAGGCGTTAGCGATGGCATGAGCAACGGCACCGAAGGGATGCGCTATTCATTGGTGAGCCGCGATATCATTGCTGATTCCATCGAAGCAGTTGTTGGCGGGCAATATTATGACGGGCTGATCACCATCCCCGGCTGCGATAAAAACATGCCTGGCTCTGTAATGGCAATGGGCCGTTTAAACAGGCCATCTATAATGGTATACGGCGGTACCATAAAACCCGGCCATTATAAAGGCGAAGACTTAAATATCATATCGGCATTTGAGGCCCTGGGCAAAAAAATTGCCGGGCAGATAGACGACATCGATTTTAAAGAAATTATCAAACACTCCTGCCCCGGCGCAGGCGCCTGCGGCGGCATCTATACAGCCAATACTATGGCGGCCGCTATCGAGGCTTTGGGCATGAGCTTGCCTTACTCTTCATCAAACCCGGCCATCAGCGATGAGAAAAATGCCGAATGTTTAGCAGCCGGTAAAGCGATAAAAATCCTATTAGAAAAGGACATCAAACCGTCAGACATCATGACCCGCGAAGCGTTTGAAAACGCCATCGTGGTCATTATGGTTTTGGGCGGTTCAACCAACGCAGTGCTCCATTTAATTGCCATGGCAAAAAGCGTGGGCATCAAACTAACGCAGGATGATTTCCAGGCCATCAGCAACCGCATCCCGGTTTTGGCAGATATGAAACCAAGCGGTAAATACATGATGGAGGACCTCCACAAAATTGGCGGTGTGCCAGCAGTAATGAAATACTGCATGGACCAAAGCTGGCTGCACAGCCATTGTTTAACCGTAACAGGTAAAACTGTTGCTGAAAACCTGCAGGATGTACCCGACCTGGAATTTGAAACACAACAAATAATCCGCCCGGTTGAAAACCCTATTAAGGCAACCGGCCACCTGCAGATCTTATACGGTAACATAGCCGAAGGTGGTAGCGTAGCCAAAATAACCGGCAAGGAAGGTACCAGCTTTGAAGGCCCTGCCCGTGTATTTGATGGCGAGTTTGAACTGATCCACGGCATCCAGAGCGGCCGCGTTAAAGCGGGCGATGTGGTGGTGATCCGCAACGTTGGGCCGAAAGGCGCACCGGGCATGCCCGAGATGCTGAAACCTACCTCTGCCATATTTGGCGCAGGTTTGGGCAGTTCGGTAGCGTTAATTACTGATGGCAGGTTTTCAGGGGGTACCCACGGCTTCGTCGTCGGTCACATCACTCCCGAAGCGTATGACGGGGGTGGTATTGCCTTTGTTAAGGATAACGACCGGATTTTTATTGATGCGATTAACCGCACCATAAATGTAATGATCAGCGACGAAGAGTTCGCTGCCCGCAAAGCACAATGGATCCAGCCGGCATTAAAGGTAACCAAAGGCGTTTTATATAAATATGCAAAAACCGTTACCACAGCTGCTGAAGGTTGTGTTACGGACGAATAA
- a CDS encoding O-methyltransferase, protein MLEEIKQKYPLAYNAIKEATEANGFTMPSEVLTCSLLKTLAATKPGGKFLELGTGTGLSTTWILDGMDEKSTLISIDNDETFLNIAKENLGVDKRLRLICTDGADWIKQNAGKKFSFVFADTWPGKYLLLDEVLDMVEKGGIYIIDDMLPQQNWPTGHAEKAIQLIAYLDSRDDIILTKMGWATGIVIITKK, encoded by the coding sequence ATGCTTGAAGAAATTAAACAAAAATACCCATTAGCGTACAACGCGATCAAAGAAGCTACTGAGGCCAATGGTTTTACCATGCCATCGGAAGTGCTTACTTGTTCTTTGCTGAAGACGCTGGCCGCTACAAAGCCGGGGGGTAAGTTTTTGGAGCTGGGGACGGGTACAGGTTTGTCAACCACCTGGATTTTGGATGGGATGGATGAAAAATCCACATTAATATCCATTGATAATGATGAAACGTTTTTAAATATCGCCAAAGAGAATTTAGGGGTGGATAAAAGGTTAAGGCTGATTTGTACCGATGGGGCCGACTGGATCAAACAAAACGCAGGCAAAAAGTTCAGCTTTGTTTTTGCAGATACCTGGCCCGGAAAATATCTATTGCTGGATGAAGTGCTGGATATGGTTGAAAAGGGAGGCATTTATATTATAGATGATATGCTGCCGCAGCAAAACTGGCCTACTGGCCATGCAGAGAAAGCAATCCAGCTGATTGCCTACCTTGACAGTCGCGACGATATCATCCTAACAAAAATGGGATGGGCAACCGGCATAGTAATAATAACAAAGAAATAG